A region of the Bacillota bacterium genome:
GTAGTCGCCGGTGATGACGGCCGAACCGGTGGCCAGCAGCGTCGACATGGCGGTGACGATGTAGAGCGTGGTTCCGGAGTTGCCGACGTTGAGGACGTCGGCCGGGGCTTGCAGCTAGGGAAAAGCGCAGATCTTACCCAGGGTATCAAGGGGGTCGACAGCCGGATGACGGGAACGCGATGCAGAGGATCGCGCAAGTCCCTTCCTCGAGGACGGGGAAGTTAGAAGTCAAGCCTGTTGCGAGGTTGCGGAGGTGAACTGGCGCCGTCAGGCAAAGCTCGCAAGACTACCCGAAGGCGGCCGTTAGTGCCTGGTCGAAGTCGGCCCAGATGTCCTCGATGTCCTCGGCGCCGACGGATACCCGGATGAGGGTGTCGTCGATGCCGAGGCGGCGCCGCTCGTCGGGCGGTACGGCACGGTGGGACGTCGAGGCGGGGTGGGAGATGGTGGTACCGACCTCGCCCAAGCTCGGGACGAGCCGCACCAGGTGAAGGGCGCGCACGAAGCGTTCGAGGGCTGCGGGAACCGCCGGGGTCCCTGAGGCCGGGGTCCCCGCCACGCGTTCTGCGCCACGATCGGTGCGGATGACAAACGATACCATGAGGCCAAAGCCGCCCGACAGGACGCGGGACGAGAGGTCGCGGCGTTCCCCGAGGCCCGGGTAGTTGACCTTGCCCACCGCCGGGTGGGCTGTAAGCCGGCGCGCCAGCTCCAGGGCGTTTTCGCTCTGCCGGCGCACGCGCAGCGCCAGGGTCTTCAGCCCCCGGATAGCAAGCCAGGCCGGAAACGGGGCGGCGGCCGTGCCCAGCACCATCCCCCGGCGGCGCACCTGGGTCACAAGCTCCTCGGAGCCGGCCACGACCCCCAGCGTCACGTCGGCGTGGCCCCCGAGGAACTTCGTGGCGCTCTCGATGACCAGGTCCGCCCCGAGCTGAAGGGGCCGGCACAGCACCGGCGAGGCGAAGGTGTTGTCCACCACCAGCCGGCAGCCCGGCGCGTGGGCCCGGGCCAGGGCCGCAAGCTGAGGCAGGTCGGCCACGTGGAGCGTCGGGTTGCTGATGGTTTCGACGTAGAGCACCCTCGTGTCAGGGACCAGGGCGGCGCGCACCGCCTCGAGATCGCCGGTGTCAACCAGCGTGAACCGGACGCCGAAGCGCGCCAGCTCCTGGGTGACGGCGCGATAGGTGCCACCGTAAACCTCTGCCGCCACAGCGATGTGGTCGCCCGGCTCCAGCAGGCTCCACAGGGCGGTGAAGATGGCACCCATCCCGGACGTTGCTGCCCAGGCGTCGGCGGCGCCCTCGAGTTCGGCGACGG
Encoded here:
- a CDS encoding aminotransferase class I/II-fold pyridoxal phosphate-dependent enzyme; its protein translation is MSGQQTPPQNRWTSPDTLSAQAGRLRPAVQDEPAAPPLYQTSVFEFESLERLAAVEAEQGSGPPRNFSYSREANPTVATLERAVAELEGAADAWAATSGMGAIFTALWSLLEPGDHIAVAAEVYGGTYRAVTQELARFGVRFTLVDTGDLEAVRAALVPDTRVLYVETISNPTLHVADLPQLAALARAHAPGCRLVVDNTFASPVLCRPLQLGADLVIESATKFLGGHADVTLGVVAGSEELVTQVRRRGMVLGTAAAPFPAWLAIRGLKTLALRVRRQSENALELARRLTAHPAVGKVNYPGLGERRDLSSRVLSGGFGLMVSFVIRTDRGAERVAGTPASGTPAVPAALERFVRALHLVRLVPSLGEVGTTISHPASTSHRAVPPDERRRLGIDDTLIRVSVGAEDIEDIWADFDQALTAAFG